Genomic window (Leisingera methylohalidivorans DSM 14336):
GGCCCGCACATCTCGGTGACAAAGGCCGGGAAATGCGCGGTGACAAAAGCCAGCTGATAACCGCAGCTGAAAAAGCCCAGGAAGATCAGCGTGTAGGACGGATCCTTGAACGCCTTGATCAGGATCGCGCCCATGCTCTCTTCCAGCTCTGCCCGGCCCGCCGTTTCCGGTGCGCGCATCAGCGGCAGCGTCGCAATCAGCGCCAGCACCACACCGGCAAAGATCAGGAAAATCGTCTGCCAGGGCAGGAAGCCCAGCATCCACTCCGCCGCCGGCGCGCCGAAAATCTGGCCCGCAGAGCCCGCGGCGGTGACAACCGCCAGCGACATCGACCGGTTTTCATCAGAGCTTGCCCGCCCCACAACCGCCAGCACCACGCCGAAACCGGTGCCCGCAATGCCGAACCCCACCAGCCATTCATAGGCCTGCATTTCAAACGGTGTCGTGGACCCGGCACTCAGCACCAGACCGGCGGCATAGACGACGGCCCCCATGATGATCGCCTTGCGGTCGCCGATCTTCTCGGCAATGGCGCCGAATACCGGCTGGCCGATGCCCCAGGCCAGGTTCTGGATCGCAATCGCCAGCGAGAACTCCGAGCGCAGCCAGCCGAACTCCTCGGCAATCGGGATCTGGAACACCCCGAAGGAGGCCCGCACCGCAAAGCTCACCATGATGATGACGCAGCCCACGATCAGAACGGGGGTAAACAACGGGGCGGAACGGTCCATGCGGTCTCTCCTGACAGGCCGGGCAACCCTCAGGGATATTGCCGCAGGCGTCAAATCAGGAATTCTGCGCAGATCATCAAGAGAATTTGATGCGAAGCAGGCGGGCAGTCTAAACATCTGCAATGCCATGAGGTTCTGAACCGAAAGAACATCCCCCGCTTCCCATCCCCCGCGCCCCGCGCTATCCCTTCCCCATGACCCATCTGACCACGCTGTACCGGCAGAAGATCGACGCAGGCGAGCTGACGCCCGACCCGGCCCAGGAGGCCGTGCTGCCCCATTTCGACCGCATCGCCGAAGGGCTGATGGCACCGCCGGTGAAACGCGGTTTTTTCCGCAAGACGGAATATGAACCGGTCCAGGGGCTCTACCTCTGGGGCGGGGTGGGCCGCGGCAAGTCGATGCTGATGGACCTCTTTGCCGGCAGCCTCGACGGCATCCCGTCGCGCCGGGTGCATTTCCACGCCTTCATGCAGGAAATCCACGCCAAGCTGCATGAGGCGCGCCAGCAGGGCGCCGAGGACGCGCTGGCGCCCGCCGCGGCAGAGGTCGCAGAGTCGGTGCGGCTGCTGGCCTTTGACGAGATGCAGATCATCGACATCACCGATGCGATGATCGTCGGACGTTTGTTCGAGGCGCTGTTCTCGGCCGGCGTCACCGTGATCACCACCTCCAACCGGGTGCCGGACGACCTTTACAAGAACGGCCTCAACCGCCAGCTGTTCCTGCCCTTCATCGACCTCATCAAGGACCATATGGCGGTGCATGAAATGGTCAGCCCCACCGACTACCGCCAGCACCGGCTGACCGGTGCCCAGGTCTATTTTGCCCCCGTCGACGCCGAGGCCCGGGCGCAGATCCGGGCCATCTGGGCGGATCTTTCCGGCGGCCCGGCACAGCCCCTGACGCTGAAGGTGAAGGGCCGCGACGTCACCCTGCCCGCCTTCCGCAACGGGGTGGCGCGGGCCAGCTTCTATGACTTGTGCGGCAAGATGCTGGGGCCCGGCGATTATCTGGCCATCGCCGAAGCCGTGAAGGTGCTGGTGCTCGAGGACATCCCGCGCCTCAGCCGCAACAACTTCAACGAGGCCCGGCGCTTCGTCACCCTGATCGACGCCTTGTACGAGGCCAGGGTGCGGCTGATCTGCTCTGCCGCCGCGCAGCCCGAAATGCTCTATGTCGAGGGCGAAGGCACCTTTGAGTTCGAACGCACCGCCTCCCGCCTGCGCGAGATGCAGGACAAGGACTGGGGAGCCGCAGCGCCATGATCGTCCGCCATACCCCCCGCCGGTGGGAGATCTTCCTGATCCTGAACGGGTCGGTGGTGCCGCGCATCCTGCCCAATATCATCGGCGCCGCGCTCTGGGCGGCTGCGGTGCTGATGCTGGACCGCCATGTGGTGGCGGTGCCGCAGATCCCGATCGGGGCGATGGGGGTGTTCGGCCTGTCGCTGTCGCTGTTTCTCGGCTTCCGCAACAACGCCGCCTATGACCGCTGGTGGGAAGCGCGCAAGATCTGGGGCCGCATGGTATCGGACGTGCGCAGCCTGGCGCAGGAATTGCACATCTTTGCAGGCCAGGGCCCGGACGAGACCTATATCCTCAACCGCATCCTGGCCTTTCACCACCTGCACCGCGCCCAGCTGCGCGGCGACGACGTGGCGGACACCGTCCGGCACTGGGTCGGCCCGGAAGACGCAGACCTGCTGATGCAGACGGAAAACAGCCCGAACGCCGCCCTGCGCGACATCGCGGCCCGGCTGCGTGAAATGGCCGAGGACGGCCGCATCGACGGCTTCGGCCAGCGCGCCCTGGCCGAACGGCTGGCGGCCTTCCCCGCGGCGCAGGCCGGCAACGAGCGGCTGCTGACCACACCGCTGCCCTTTGTCTATTCGCTGCTGGTCTGGCGCACGACCTATCTTTACTGCCTGCTGCTGCCCTTTGCACTTCTCGGCAGTGCCGGCTGGTTCGAACCGCTGGTGGCGGCGGTGGCGGCCTATGTCTTCTTCGGCCTCGCCGAAGTGACGCATGAGCTGGAGCACCCGTTCCGCAAACAGGCCAACTCCGTCCCCCTCAGCGCCATGTGCCGGGTGATGGAAATCTCGGTCTGCAACGCCCTGGGCCGCCCGGTGCCGCCCAAGCTGGAGCCGGTGAACTACGTTCTGGACTAGGAGCAGACGGCACAAAGCAACAACGGCCAGCGCCGCGCCAGCGGCGCCCGGCCCAACGGGATGAGATCGTCAGATCGAAGCCGGGCGGGAGAACTTCCCCCGCCACGGCCGCAAGCCTCAGCCGTTCTCGCGCAGGATATGCCCCGCCAGATACAGCGAGCCGCAGATCAGCACCCGCGCCTGCGGGTCGCTGGCGATGATCGCCTGCAGCGCCGCCAGGGTGCTCTCCGCGGTGCCGGCCGCGATGCCCACCGATTTGGCAGCAGCCTCGGTCTCTTCGGCGCTCAGCGTGTTCACCTCATCCGGGATCGAAATTGCCGTCAGGCCCGCCGTATGCGGCGCCAGCGGGGCCATGTAGCCGCTCACGTCCTTGGTGTTCAGCATGCCGCAGATCAGATGCGTCGGACGCTTGGGCAGCCCCGCCAGCACCTCGGCCAGCGCAAGGCCCGCGGCCGCATTATGGCCGCCGTCCAGCCACAGCTCAGCCTCCGGAGCGGCCTCGATCAGCGGGCCGGTTTTCAGCCGCTGCATCCGGGCGGGCCATTCCGCAGCTGTCATCGCCGCTTCGCAGGCCGCCTCATCGGCGCCCAGGTGGCGCAGCGCCGCCAGTGCCGCACCGGCGTTCTGAACCTGATGCGCCCCCAGCAGCGCCGGCAGCGGCAGATCCAAAAGGCCGTTTTCGTCCTGAAACACCAGCCGGCCGCGCTCCTGATGCACCTGCCACTGCTGGCCATAGGCAATCAGCGGCGCGCCGAGGCGGGCGGCGGTGGCCTCAATGACCTCCATCGCCTCCTCCGGCTGCGGGCCGACCACCACCGGCACGCCGCGCTTGATGATCCCGGCCTTCTCGGTGGCGATCTTGGTCAGCGTGTCGCCCAGGAACTGCTCATGGTCGATCGAAATCGGGGTGATCACGCTGATTTCGGGCTTATCAATGACATTGGTCGCATCCAGCCGCCCGCCCAGGCCCACCTCCAGCAGCGTGTAATCCGCCGGGGTCCGGGCAAAAGCCAGCAGCCCCGCCACCGTGGTGATCTCGAAATAAGTGATGTTTTCACCGCCGTTCGCGGCATAGCACTCGTCGAGGATTTCGGTCAGATGCGGCTCGGAAATCAGCTCCCCCGCCAGCCGGATCCGCTCGTGAAAGCGCGCCAGATGCGGCGAGGTATAGGCGTGAACGCTTTTCCCCATACCCTCCAGCCCCGCCCGGATCATCGCCTGGGTCGAGCCCTTGCCATTGGTGCCTGCCAGATGGATCACCGGCGGCAGCTTGTCCTGCGGGTTGTCCAGGGCGGCCAGCAGCCGCCAGACCCGGTCCAGCGTCAGGTCGATGATCTTGGGGTGCAGCGCCATCATGCGGGCAAGGATCGCGTCGGAGGTCTGGGTCATCAGCCTGGTCCTGTTCAGCCGGGCACTCCTGAGGGCTGCTTCAAACGCGAAGGGCAGGCCCGTCCCGGCGGGGGGTGAAGCGAAGCGCCCGCCCCCGTTCTGCCAAAGGCAAACCTCCGGTTCGACGGGGGCGGGACGGGCGCTGCCCGGCCTTCGGCCGGGCAGGGTATTCTATTCCGGATTACTCGGCAGCTTCTTCGCTGACTGCGTCGCCCGCCGGCGCATTTGCGGCCTTGGCGGGTGCTTCCTCTTCCGGCGAGGGCAGGTCGCCCACCACCTGCGGCGGCAGGCCCATCAGCATCCGGACAATGGTGATCAGCTCTTCGCGCATCTCGGTGCGCGGGGTCACCCGGTCCAGCATCCCGTGGTCGAGCAGGTACTCGGCGCGCTGGAAGCCCTCGGGCAGCTTCTCGCGGATGGTCTGCTCGATCACCCGCGGGCCGGCAAAGCAGATCAGCGCGTTGGGTTCGGAAATATGCACATCCCCCAGCATCGCATAAGACGCCGTCACCCCGCCGGTGGTCGGATGGGTCAGCACCACGATATAGGGCAGCCCGGCCTCTTTCAGCATCTGCACGGCCACGGTGGTGCGCGGCATCTGCATCAGCGACAGGATGCCTTCCTGCATCCGGGCGCCGCCGGCGGCAGAGAACAGCACCAGCGGGCGGCCCAGCTTCACCGCTTCTTCAGCCGCGGCAATGATGGCGTTGCCGACATACATGCCCATCGAGCCGCCCATGTAGGAAAAATCCTGCGCGGCAGCGATAATCGGAGTGCGGCCGATCTCGCCCGCGGCCACCAGCATCGCATCTTTTTCGCCGGTCTTCTTCTGCGCCGCCTTCACCCGGTCGGGGTATTTCTTCTGATCCTTGAACTTCAGCGGATCGGCCAGCGGCTCCGGCACCGCGACCTCGGTGAAGACACCGCCGTCAAACAGCGCGGTGAACCGGTCGCGCGGGGTGATATGCATGTGATGGCCGCAGCTGGTGCAGACGTTCTGATTGTCGCTCAGCTCGCGGTGAAACAGCATGGTGCCGCATTCATCGCATTTCTGCCAAAGGTTCTCGGGCACTTCGCGGCGCGAAAAGATCGAGTTGATCTTGGGCCGGACGTAGTTGGTGATCCAGTTCATATAGCTTGCCTCTCCGGGGGCGCGGTTTGCCCCCCAGATAAGACGCATTTGCCGCAATTGCAATCAGCGGCGTATGGCAAGCCGTGCGCAAAGCCAGCTGACCAGCATCAGGGCAAAGTCGACAGCCATCCACGGGCGCAGCGCCTGGACATCGGCCATCTCGAAGGGAATCAGATACAGCGCCAGCCCGTTCAGGCTGGTCGGCGAGGCAAACAGCAACAGCGCCGCGGCATTGTTGAAGAAATGCACCGCCATTGCCGGCCCCAGGGTGCCGGCCCGCGCCGTCAGATCCGCCATCAGAACCCCGAACAGCCCCGCCCAGACCGTGATCATCAGCGCATTTTCCCCGGCCTCGGCAGGCAGGTAGTGCCCCAGCGCAAACAGCGCCGACGGCCCCAGCAGCCACACGGCCGGGCTGCGGAACCGCGCCGCCAGCGCCTGCTGGATATAGCCGCGGAACAGGATCTCCTCCGAGGAGGTCTGCACCAGCACCGCGGCAATCGACACAGGCAGAAGACCCAGCCAGGTCCAGACCGGCAGGTTCGGGGTCATCGGCGGCCCCATGCCGTAGGGCGGCAGCAGCATGATCAGCGCGCTCAGCCCTGCCAGATACAGGCTCACCCTGGCGAACTGCCGCAGCAGCGGCCGCAGATGCCCGGTCACGCTGGCAAAGCTGCGCTGGTGAAACAGCCGCGCCGCCATCGCAACGCCCAGCGTCAAAAAGGCAAAGCTGCCCAGCAGCACCAGCATGGCGCCGGCCGTGCTGCCGTCGGCCAGCCCCTGCAGCCAGGCACCGGGGAACAGGCCTGCCAGCATCACCTGCAGCGCCGCGGTCAACGCAAAGCCGACCGCCGCCACCAGCACCAGCCCCAACAGCAGCCGCCACAGCTGCGGCTGCCTCCGGGCAAAGCGCACCAGGGCTTCATGCGCCCTGTAGCCCTGCCCGTCCCTGTGTCCGTCGCTGTGCCCGTCTCTGCGCCTGTGCGGCATGTGTCCTCCGGCTGGAAAGGCGGCAAATTGCGCCAACGTTATGCATTGCTGCAACGCCATGGCAAGGCAGACAGCCCGGCGCGCGGTTCACACTTGCCGCGCAGCAGGCCTGCCCGTAATGAAATCGGCAAAAAACAAGAGCGGCAGGGACAGCAGTGACCAGATCAAGCAACGGGAAACCCGCGTCTTTTCCGCGCCCCGGCGGAAAGACGCTCAGACTGCGCAGGGCGGCAGCCGCTGCCGCGCTGGCCGGTCTGGCCTTGGCGGGATGCAGCCCCGCCCCCAAAAGCATGTCTTTTGCCGCCCGCGACGCCGGCCTGGCGCAGTGGCCCCGCGGCCAGGTCATGTCCTTTGCCGGCGGCGGTGTGCTGCTGGCCGCGCCGGAAACCTACTGCTTTGACCGGCGCAGCAGCACCGCGGATGAAAGCGGCGGCTTTGCCTTGATGGCCCCGTGCAGCCGGCTGAACCGGAACCGCTGGTTCGGGTCCCGCAATGCGGCCGTGCTCACCGCGTCGATCGGCCCGGCAAAACAGGACGCCACGGCGCCGCAAGCGGCTGATATCGTGGCCATGTTCCCCGGCGCCAGGCTGCTGGAAACCCGCGACGACCAGCTGCTGCCGCTGGTCCGGCTGGAATTCCCCGAAGCCGTCGCCGAAGGTGCCAGCCCGGTTCACTGGCGCGGCGCCTTTGTGCTCGACCGGCATCTGGTCGCCCTGGCGCTTTACGCACCGGAGGGCAGCCGGGCCCTGGGCCGCCAGGGTGCGGCGCTGCTGAACGAACTGACCCACCGCACGCTGGAGGCCTCCACCCTGCCGGATCTTGAGGCCGCCGGCGCGGTGCTGCCCCAAGCCCCCCGGCAGTCCCTGCGCCCCCTGGCACGGCCCGCAGCGGCCGCCGCCGCCGCCCCGGAAACAGCCGCCACGCCTGCGCGGCGCAAAAAACGCGGGCTTGGCCAGCGGATTGCCGGTTTATTTCAATAGCCTCCAGCGGTTACACTGGCGACAGCGCCCGCCGCATTGCCGCGCGGGCCGGACTCCGCAACACGGCGCAACAGGCAAGAGAGAGCACGATGGGCAGGATCATGGACCGGCTGCTGCATTTGCGCAGCCTGCGCCGCTGGCGCGCAGCTGCCGAAGAGTCGGCCCGCGCGCCGCTGTCTGAATTGCGCCGCCAGCGCAATCAGGCCCGCCAGCTGCGCACCCATCTGGACCGGCTGATCCACACCGCCGACGGCCGCCTGGCGCTGCCGCAGATCGGCTCGTCCTTCTTTCCCCGCCCGCATGGCACCGACTGGTCCTGGCGCCCGGAGCTGTGGCGCGGCCCGCTGCCGGAACGCGGGCTGTCCTCGGTGCCCGCCAAGGCCCGGCTGGGCGCTGAGGTGCAGCTGTTCCACGATTGCGCCTTTTCCGAGCTGACTCTGCGCCAGCTGCGCAACACCCGCGAAGAAGACCTCGCCCCCTTCGGCCTGCGCATGGACGTGTTCAAATTCGACGGCTCGTTCCTGTCGCTGGTCATCGATCTGCCGCCGGCCGCCGCCGATGGCATCACCCGGCAGCACCTGCTGCGGATCGACAGCATCATCGAATCCGAACAGCCGATCGAGATTTTCGCCCGGCTCAACATCCAGCACGGCCCCAACACCGAACAGATCGTGCGCGAACTGCCGCAGGATCAGAAGAACATCGTGGTGGAGTTCGACCTGGCCTATTCCAAGCTGAACGAAAAGCGGATCGAGAAGATCTGGCTTGATCTGATATTCGAAGCGCCTGATCTGAACCAGGTGATCCTGCGCGACCTGACCTTCTCGCGCCACCGCCGCGCCGCGATCTGAGGACCCTGCCCCATGAGCGATCTGTCACTGACCAAAATCCGCTTCCGCAACGGCATCTGGGAGGGCCGGATCAGCAACGCCCCCGCCAGCGGCGCGCGGCCGGATATTTCCGTGATGTTCCAGGATCAGCCGGTCGCTGATACAAAACTGGAAGAAGGCCAGGCAGGCGGTGAATGGCTGATCTCGGTGCCGGTCCCCGCCGAAGCATTGGCCGACGGGGTGCAGACCTTTGTGATCTTTGATGCCGCGGACAGCACCCGGCTGGGCGATTTCACCCTGATCGCCGGCGAGGCCGTGGCGGACGATCTGCGCGCCGAAGTCGAACTGCTGCGCGCAGAGCTTGACATGCTGAAACGCGCCTTCCGCCGCCACTGCCTGGAAACCACCTGAGCGGCGCTCACTCCAGCGTCTGGAAATGCTCTGCCAGCACCTGCATCAGCCTGGCATGCGGGATCGGCCCGTAACTGGCCCGCGCAACACCTGCCTGCCGCGCGGTTTCCAGCGTGATGCCGCGCATCATCGTGTTGACCGGCAAGCGGGCGCTTTCGCAGATCCGGGCAATCAGATCCGGATCGCTGAGGCCCGGGATAAAGAACCCGCTGGCCCCCGCCTCGGCATAGGCGGCGCCGCGCTCCAGCGCTTCCGGCACCAGCCCGGCGTGTTTTGACGCATCTTTCTCTTTCAGAAACAGATCAGTGCGCGCGTTGACAAAGATATCCGCATCCGCCGCCCGCACCGCAGCAACCCGCCGGGCCTGCTCTTCGATGCCATAGACATCAGCCGTCCCGATGATCTGGTCCTCAAAGTTCAGCCCCACCGCGCCGGTCTCTGCCAGCCGCTTCACATTGGCACTCAGCTGCTCCGGCGCGCGGGCATAGCCGCCTTCGAAATCAATGGTGACCGGCAGGCCGGTCGCCGCGATGATGCGTTCGGCATTGCCCAGAACAAACGCCAGCGGGATCTGCTCGCCATCGGCAAAGCCC
Coding sequences:
- a CDS encoding bifunctional folylpolyglutamate synthase/dihydrofolate synthase, yielding MTQTSDAILARMMALHPKIIDLTLDRVWRLLAALDNPQDKLPPVIHLAGTNGKGSTQAMIRAGLEGMGKSVHAYTSPHLARFHERIRLAGELISEPHLTEILDECYAANGGENITYFEITTVAGLLAFARTPADYTLLEVGLGGRLDATNVIDKPEISVITPISIDHEQFLGDTLTKIATEKAGIIKRGVPVVVGPQPEEAMEVIEATAARLGAPLIAYGQQWQVHQERGRLVFQDENGLLDLPLPALLGAHQVQNAGAALAALRHLGADEAACEAAMTAAEWPARMQRLKTGPLIEAAPEAELWLDGGHNAAAGLALAEVLAGLPKRPTHLICGMLNTKDVSGYMAPLAPHTAGLTAISIPDEVNTLSAEETEAAAKSVGIAAGTAESTLAALQAIIASDPQARVLICGSLYLAGHILRENG
- the accD gene encoding acetyl-CoA carboxylase, carboxyltransferase subunit beta, which produces MNWITNYVRPKINSIFSRREVPENLWQKCDECGTMLFHRELSDNQNVCTSCGHHMHITPRDRFTALFDGGVFTEVAVPEPLADPLKFKDQKKYPDRVKAAQKKTGEKDAMLVAAGEIGRTPIIAAAQDFSYMGGSMGMYVGNAIIAAAEEAVKLGRPLVLFSAAGGARMQEGILSLMQMPRTTVAVQMLKEAGLPYIVVLTHPTTGGVTASYAMLGDVHISEPNALICFAGPRVIEQTIREKLPEGFQRAEYLLDHGMLDRVTPRTEMREELITIVRMLMGLPPQVVGDLPSPEEEAPAKAANAPAGDAVSEEAAE
- a CDS encoding MFS transporter, whose translation is MDRSAPLFTPVLIVGCVIIMVSFAVRASFGVFQIPIAEEFGWLRSEFSLAIAIQNLAWGIGQPVFGAIAEKIGDRKAIIMGAVVYAAGLVLSAGSTTPFEMQAYEWLVGFGIAGTGFGVVLAVVGRASSDENRSMSLAVVTAAGSAGQIFGAPAAEWMLGFLPWQTIFLIFAGVVLALIATLPLMRAPETAGRAELEESMGAILIKAFKDPSYTLIFLGFFSCGYQLAFVTAHFPAFVTEMCGPILPGGALYSIGITSTSALGAVAISLIGAANVGGTLLAGYLGKRYSKKYLLAAIYTGRTIAAAAFIIFPITPLSVIIFSVVMGSLWLATVPLTSGLVAHIYGLRYMGTLYGIVFFSHQLGSFLGVWLGGRMYDIYGDYTTVWWIGVGIGAFSAIVHLPVKERPLRAAAPAAPAAG
- the zapE gene encoding cell division protein ZapE, with product MTHLTTLYRQKIDAGELTPDPAQEAVLPHFDRIAEGLMAPPVKRGFFRKTEYEPVQGLYLWGGVGRGKSMLMDLFAGSLDGIPSRRVHFHAFMQEIHAKLHEARQQGAEDALAPAAAEVAESVRLLAFDEMQIIDITDAMIVGRLFEALFSAGVTVITTSNRVPDDLYKNGLNRQLFLPFIDLIKDHMAVHEMVSPTDYRQHRLTGAQVYFAPVDAEARAQIRAIWADLSGGPAQPLTLKVKGRDVTLPAFRNGVARASFYDLCGKMLGPGDYLAIAEAVKVLVLEDIPRLSRNNFNEARRFVTLIDALYEARVRLICSAAAQPEMLYVEGEGTFEFERTASRLREMQDKDWGAAAP
- a CDS encoding isocitrate lyase/PEP mutase family protein produces the protein MTYSERAAAFAALHQPGNPLVLYNIWDAGSAKAIAGAGAAALATGSHPVAAAQGFADGEQIPLAFVLGNAERIIAATGLPVTIDFEGGYARAPEQLSANVKRLAETGAVGLNFEDQIIGTADVYGIEEQARRVAAVRAADADIFVNARTDLFLKEKDASKHAGLVPEALERGAAYAEAGASGFFIPGLSDPDLIARICESARLPVNTMMRGITLETARQAGVARASYGPIPHARLMQVLAEHFQTLE
- a CDS encoding CPBP family intramembrane glutamic endopeptidase → MPHRRRDGHSDGHRDGQGYRAHEALVRFARRQPQLWRLLLGLVLVAAVGFALTAALQVMLAGLFPGAWLQGLADGSTAGAMLVLLGSFAFLTLGVAMAARLFHQRSFASVTGHLRPLLRQFARVSLYLAGLSALIMLLPPYGMGPPMTPNLPVWTWLGLLPVSIAAVLVQTSSEEILFRGYIQQALAARFRSPAVWLLGPSALFALGHYLPAEAGENALMITVWAGLFGVLMADLTARAGTLGPAMAVHFFNNAAALLLFASPTSLNGLALYLIPFEMADVQALRPWMAVDFALMLVSWLCARLAIRR
- a CDS encoding bestrophin family protein, which produces MIVRHTPRRWEIFLILNGSVVPRILPNIIGAALWAAAVLMLDRHVVAVPQIPIGAMGVFGLSLSLFLGFRNNAAYDRWWEARKIWGRMVSDVRSLAQELHIFAGQGPDETYILNRILAFHHLHRAQLRGDDVADTVRHWVGPEDADLLMQTENSPNAALRDIAARLREMAEDGRIDGFGQRALAERLAAFPAAQAGNERLLTTPLPFVYSLLVWRTTYLYCLLLPFALLGSAGWFEPLVAAVAAYVFFGLAEVTHELEHPFRKQANSVPLSAMCRVMEISVCNALGRPVPPKLEPVNYVLD
- a CDS encoding DUF6478 family protein, which produces MGRIMDRLLHLRSLRRWRAAAEESARAPLSELRRQRNQARQLRTHLDRLIHTADGRLALPQIGSSFFPRPHGTDWSWRPELWRGPLPERGLSSVPAKARLGAEVQLFHDCAFSELTLRQLRNTREEDLAPFGLRMDVFKFDGSFLSLVIDLPPAAADGITRQHLLRIDSIIESEQPIEIFARLNIQHGPNTEQIVRELPQDQKNIVVEFDLAYSKLNEKRIEKIWLDLIFEAPDLNQVILRDLTFSRHRRAAI